The Magnolia sinica isolate HGM2019 chromosome 9, MsV1, whole genome shotgun sequence sequence gttactctagttggcatgagttcattattagcattagctacgatggtgatcccggacttcttaggaaccacctgagttggactcacccattgactatcggatatggggtatatgatacccacatccaatagtttaagaaccttggccttaatcacttccttcatgtttggatttagtctacgttgtgattgtcgagtggtcttcgcattatcctcaagatatatgtggtgagtacaaatcgaggggtcgattcccttgaggtccgctatcgtctatcgtagggctcccttatgctcaatgagagtacccatgagcatactctcctgttctttctccaggtgggcagagatcaccactgggtatgtctcatcttgacctaaatagacacacactacatgaaaaatggaaaaaaatgacagatttagagacggttttggaccgtctctaaaattgtttggtttaaagacgctttagagactgccgtaaaccgtctctaaaattttagacggcccctgaccgtccttaatattgtcttaaaaatttgaacgtccacaaatcatttaagacggtcgttgaccgtcttatatgggtcatctaagacggtcattggccgtccgcattagagacggtccttgaccgtcttatatgcggccatctgagacggtcattggccgtcttttacttgtaatctgagactgtcaaagactgtctctattagagacggttcttagctgtcttatagccctggcaaagaccgtctctattagagactgtcctaAATCGTCTCTATTGAagacagtcaaagaccgtctctattagagacggtcctaaaccgtttctattggagactgtcaaagaccgtctctatcagagacggtcctaaaccgtcttatagccctgtcaaaaaccgtctctaatgctcaggtcaaattttaagaagctcaaaaaaattttgaattttgaaaaaaaatttagttgagaagcttagaaaaataattaagaatgtttaaggaaattttaaattttgaaaaaaaactgtaattttataaaaatctagattttgaagaaaaaattacgaactttgaataatattgataattttgaaaaaaaatttgataaaaaaaatggtattttgataaagaaaattaaaaaattaaacaaacttgtgaaaaaaattgataaattgtaaaaaaatatatattttttaaaaaagaaaactagattttgtatttttacaagaaaaattaaaaagttatataacaaaagtgagatttaaaaaatgatattttgaaaaagaaaatttaaaaaattaaacaaaattgtgaaaaaattgacaaattgtaaaaaaaaaaatatattttaaaaaggaaaactagattttgtattttgataagaaaaattaaaaagttatataacaaaagtgagatttaaaaaatgctattttgaaaaagaaaattttaaaaattaaataaaattgtgaaaaaattgagaaattgtaaaaaaaatatatatttttaaaaagaaaactaaattttgtattttgacaagaaaaattgaaaatttagataacaaaagtgagattaaaaaaatgatattttgaaaaagaaaatttaaaaaattaaataaaattgtgaaaaaattgacaaattgtaaaaaaatatatattttaaaaaagaaaactaaattttgtaaaaaaaatgttaaatttatttataatgaaaatgatatttagttaaaagagtaaaaaaaatatagattttgaaaaaaaaaatgttaaatttatttgtgaaaaacaaaattactaaattattaggcacatccactaattgaacctttaatcgtttttggacaatataatcaggtcaaattgaagagtaaataacttcagatgtttaaatcaaatttcactgaaattgttgatcaatcttgtatgcccaatatctttctcatatgtagcatgattggggcgagtaactagtcaaattgagagtattaatcagtaaaatagagtgaatggactagacatgtaaaatgggccaaatattctggttagaattgtgacccaacttactgacttcgtgagaacctaagaattgatgttagttagttttgtgggccccatcatgatgcgtgtcgaacatcaacaccgtggatttgatgtgtcccctttaggttatgagatatctcaaaaatcatcggtaaacgaaactcaagtgggccataccatttaaaactatgtgaagacatcctaaaaaatataaaagcatttggtggggcccacatgagttttagatgcggttgaaacttggtctgacccctcatccaagtgggacacacataatgagtgggttggatatgtgaatcacatttaggcaggcccaatatatgattatgaatgttttgaggaaacctttctccactacatttaagtgttactcgttacctttaccagagtaaactctgtgggattcaccgttatttatttattttatccactccattcatccatgttaatagataatttgaggtctaaagaataaaaaggaagaatatccaaagctcaagtggaccacaccacaggaaatagtgtgattgaacctctaccatttaaaatttcttgggggccatagaagttttgaatcaagctgatgtttgtgttttctattcatttatatatttttgatattatgaacaacctttaactgtttttggacaatctaatcagtccggacatgaagagtaaataacttcagatgcttaaatcaaaattcactcaaattgttgattaatcgtgtttgcccaatatctttctcatatgtagtatgatcgaggcgagtgactagtcaaattgagggtaatgatcagtaaaatagagtgaatggaccagacatgtaaaatgggcccatcatgatgtgtgtcgaacatcaacaccgtgcatttgatgtctcccctttagcttatgagatatctcaaaaatcatacgtatacgaaactcaggtgttgattaccatttaaaactatgtgaagacatctaaaacaatataaacagtacaatattggatgtcataccattttggggccataaaagttttggatgaagttgattttttttcccttcatctggccctgtatgacctaattaacatattggatgtcaaataaatagtacagtaagccttaggaggattttaatgatggatatccaattactattgatttcatgtggtgtggtgcacctaagatttttgtggcggggtccactacaaatttatatctgcctcattctttggctcatgacgtaaaatgatatctcaaaatggatggacggtgtgcatataacaaatacatcatagtggggcccataaaacttggtggatgttggtcagtgctctatgggtcccaccatgatgtatgtgtttcatccaagtgggacacacataatgaatgggctggatctatgaaccacatctaggtgggcccaataaatgattatttttaaggtcgtggcccaccatggaatggtgcatctgactgatggggcaaatccaaacttcaagtggacccaccatagaaaagagtgggatagtgacacccactattgaaaccttcttagggcccgccgcaatgtttatttgagatccaacctgtttataagttaatacagacatggatgaagttgaaaattggtttgacccctcatccaagtgggacgcacgtaatgagttggttggatatgtgaatcacatttaggcaaacccaatatatgattatgaatattctAAGGAAACccatccattatattatgtggtgtgacccacatttaggttgatgtttatgttttcccttcattcatatttttttgatattatgaacatgttggatgatgcTCTATGGgcctcgtggctggtggtcgatgtatgtgtttcatcctatccgttaatccatttttactgatcattttatggcttgatcccaaaaagaggagttaccctccattaaaatattcataatcatttgttaggcccaccaagatgtggttcacaaatctagcccatccattatgtgtgtcccacttggatgaggagtcagaccaagtttcaaatgcataaaaatttcaggtgggccccaccaagtgcttttatatgttttaggcatttcttcacatgattttaaatggtatggctcacctaagttccgtatacggctgatttttgggatatcccataatttaaagggggtccatcaaatgcacggtgttgatgtttgacacatgttatggtggggcccacacagcttgacctttttgtttaatccaagccgtccccatgaggtcaagctgtgtgggccccaccatgacatgtgtcaaacatcaacaccgtgcatttgatgggtcccttttaaattataggatagcccaaaaatcagccatatatggaactcctgtgggccataccatctaaaatcatgtgaagacatgcctaaaacatataaaagcacttggtgggccccacctgaaatttggatgcgtttgaaacttgatatgatccctcatccaagtggcacacacataatggatgggctggatttgtgaatcacatctcagtgggcccaaaaaatagttatgaatgttttaatggagggtaacccctctcaacttttgtatgtggtgtggctcacacaagtaatagattgatttgatttttaatccctgggcccaccatgggatggtgcatctgactgatagggtagatgtttagcacgcatcacggtagggcccacagagcccggACTGATCACGgcctaaatttgggcgcgcgctcaaaaacagagccgcgcccaaaaaaacCCCCATATCCcaaatctctccctccctctctctcgctctcgctctctctctccgttccctaacccACATCTCCTTCGATCTCTTTCTCTGATCCAAGCTTTAgggttctcttctctcttttcttatctACATGGAGAACGCCAAAGAATCTAACCATGGCAACAAACCCAACgaagaaaaccctaaccctaactccGAGTCCGAACCGGAACCCGAATCCATCCCCTCATCTCGACAGCCTTCCCACGGCCCTTCACCAGCCTCAGCTAAGTTGATGCCAATCTGGCCCTCGCCCATACACTTCAAGAACAGGTTCGATCCGTTATTctgtttagggtttgggttttcttgaatAAGCTCCTTCTTTCATTCTCTGTCTTTTTTGTTGATTGGGTTTTGTTGCTTATGGGCCAGAAAAGGGTGTATATGATGCTTAGAATGAATGGCGGTGATGGAAGCGGTTATGGAAGTTCTGATAGTGGTAGTTATGTTTATGAAGATGAAGCTGGTGATGATCCGAATGATGATGGGAATGATGCTGGGAGCATTGATGATGGTGAAGATGCATTCGATGTGCATGGACGGGCCCCGAGTGAGGATGAATTGGGTGTGGAGATCGACCCGTCAGCGTTTGATAGTGATGAGGCATATGCGAGGGCCCTTCAGGATGCAGAGGAGCGAGAAGTTATTTTTCGCTTGATGGCCCTTGCCAGCATCAATGATTGTGAGTTCACTCGAACTATGGTATTTTAAATTAGACAAAATCTGGTTGGATTGCATGGCATGAATTTCCATGACTGCTGCACTGCACTTGCATTGGACACCATTAGCACCTGAACCGTTTATGGGATGGGTTCTACTGTGGTCGGGCCTCTGTAGATGATATCACCAATTGGGTTGTCTTATCTATCCTATCTGATGACTTCTAAATGGATTACAACATGGGAAAAGCTCGCCAGTTGGATCTGTAGGATAATCCAATCTGTGCAATTTGTGGAGACTGGTCTATTTATTTAGGGGCCCACTCAATTCAAAGTATCATCATTGTTATATTTGGGCCTCTTTCAACTTCCAATTGTTATGTACAATTGCAGTTCAAAATATGGGtctcaatttttttaatcaaaatgatGAATGAATAACAATGGAATGGAGCATGTAATTTTATCTAAACAGCgattttaaaaaactaaaatttattgaCAGCATGAGATTGAAGGAATTTACTAGCTGTTATGGTCTTAAGATAAGCTTTTGATTGTGTGGGTGATTTGAAGTTATCGACCATGATAAATTTATCATGCTAAAATTTGCATATTCAATGTGTTCAACATGCAGCTATTTCTCATATGCTTCTCATATTTGCTAACCTTTCATTTACAACTAGTCCATGATCAATGTTGGTGCATGCGTATTAATTAACTGAGTATATTCTTATATGGGAGATTGGTATATGAGAGGTAGATGATGCATGGGAACCAGATTCTTTATGAAAACTTTCAGTTTCCTTTAGATCCTACTCCATCTATCATCTATCACTTCTGGCAGCCTTTTTCAAAGTCTTCACGTCTTATGACTGCAAATTCCATCAGACAACATAGCCCACTGGATTATTCAAAGCACCCTTTGGTGATATTCCTTCTAAAGCATCCGGCCTCTATCATTATAGAAGCCAATTTTGAATAACAGCTATGGTTTTTGGCTAGGACAAGCTGATGCAAAAGAGTTTTAGGGtcctccaaattgcaaaatcaaatGAGTAGAAAAGGAGTTGGTTCAATGACCTCCACTCTTAAACACTTGATTCACATGTTCatcattatttttcattatttttctttttctttttaattttttgatgagTTGGGTATGCTGGAGTTTTCTTCCATTACAGTATGTTGATCGAATGGCTTTTCATTGACATATTCTTTTTGGAATCCGTAGTGTATGCTGCTGTATTTTATTTTACAATGCACCCTtcttgatgaacggcctggatctttgACAAGTGTTGTTCACCtagatctgttttcctttcagatctcattgtttggagttttgattttatttatttattttctttctttttcatttcaaccatcttCACTGTattgaaaggcaaaggaaaggccCTATTGAGGCACTCTGGCTTGATAAAAGTAGTTGAAAACATCTTTTTCTTAATGTCTTTAATCTTTTTCATGGCTCTTTGAATCCTTTGATTAGAAATAATATTAGTTGACAGTTGTTGGTATGGGTAGGTAACATTAGCTGGTACTCATACCAGCAGCAAAAGGGTACAAAAACCAAGAAGAAGGTTATTAAAAGGATGGTTTTATATAGCACACTTTACCTAGCCAAGGGTTTGTGACAACAAGCAACTCTAATAAGATTTTTGTAGATATTGCTGCATAAGGAATATGATATTCATTCATTAAGCATGAGCTACCATCTTTGAAACTGAATCTGTCATTAGTTTCTTCAAAGAAGGGGGGTTGCTTGTGCTAGAGTGGTtcttcaatctttttttttttttttttttgttgattagTTTTGGTTCTTTCATGGTTTTAAGGGAATGTCATTGTGAGTTGTTTCATGCTTTCTAGGGAACTAGATGGTCATGATCTCTCTTTTTTGGTTCTTTCATAGATCCAGATAAATAGTTCTTGGTGGAGTTTTCTAAAATTCTTTTGGGAAGTTCTTTTTTGGAGTTCCAGATATAGTTCTCAAAAGAAGCTTACCAAGATTTTAAGTTTAAAAGAAGCTTAccaaattttcttcttcttttgagtgtggatggttggaatacatgtagaatcattaaatgtacaaacgcatgccttagatcagatttttgcatctcattttctattgtttttatattttattttcagctaaattttcaaatgaatggtgtcagttcataaaattcagaaaaatgagtGTTTGAACTATAATGATGGTTGTTGGGAAGACGAGGTTGCCAACATTACTGGTTGCAAGGTATTAAAGGGTACAATTAGCCCAGCATACAAGTTGAGATGTTTCCATGTATGCTGATAGTTGCTTTGTTTCTTCAGGATACATTCTGTGGAAGGGTGTGTGAGTGTCCGTTGGTTCAGGAAGTGCAGTTTAAGGGAGATGTTTATAGCAGTTGTCAAGGTAAACCTCTCTCCCGctctatatgatggatgaatgtGCAAGCCGTCATTACTAGCTATAGTTGCTAAATccatctatatgatggatgaatggaatggtttatttgaatgtaaaactgtcatgatatgttcgtgtgatgtctggacagtctctgtaggtatttcacacccattttatcatacttatctgcaaaatgcacttaaCCATGCATGACATGCATTTGAAAATAGcgagtgtagtttggtttgaaatgacgtttcgcatgcgtggcgtgcatttcttttaagacggtaatttggttttactgaagacaattgaattacatagCCAAGTGTTTAATGTAGGGAACTTCTCTGAAAATGTTATtctgaatttataatatataacctattctcaaatcctaaaacctataatttTTTTTACTAGTTGATTGCTGCCTCTGGCGTGTTTTAGATACCTGATGCTCTACATATTGTTCCCCTTTGGTTGGATCCTtgtcaaataaataaacaatatattatggttcctttcagtttttgctgattctgattttttTGTAGTTGATAAATTAACCTGGGGTGTCATCTTACTCCCATATATTTGGCTTTTGGCAGATCCtgtgttcttctttttctctattaGTTGCTTAGACTATCAaatgttgattttctttcattgtttagtttttggtgtatgtgattgtctgcattACTATAAATTACTATTCATTTTACCGTTTTTGGAACCCACACAAATGATCTTGGCTCGCTTAAGTTTGTCACAGAAAACTTGCCACCAATGCTTGTTACTAAAACTTAAGTTACTGATAAGTACAATCCAATGATTGAATCTCTTTGGTGGTGGAAACTCTTTAAGTACTTGAGACTGTTTTCCCTACTTCTTAGCTCCCTCTTGATCTAGCATATACGGAAACATGGCCACTTTGATTGTAGTAATTTCAGCCTAAGAGGAGACATGCAGTTTCAatttcttttatattagatttttttgtttgtttgtttgtttcattctttctcttttttccctttttgtttggacaattgggaactgttagagaaattgggcttcctcttatatcttcttctattatccaatttcataaacacttacatataatatgtgttgatactctatgatcttagtgaaagtttaaagtgcaaggcaaactcacttgatttttttgatttcatttgattttttttgtatggatgcatcatgcatggttttatgataaaacacatgtatgtatgtgtgtatatgtttgcatgcacacatggatggatgaaacgtctgcatgcatgcatggatggacagattatgcatgtgtgtatgcatgcatacatgcatggatggatttatgtgtgtgtatatgtatgtatgtatgcatgcatggatggaagactggatggatggatcatcacgcatgtgtgtgtttgtgtgtatgcatgcatgaatagatggatggattgttagatcatggatggatggatcatcatgcatgtgtttatgtatgtatgcatgcatggatgaatggatgtatcatcatgcatgtttgtatgcatgtatgtatgtatgcatgatcccaaacctaaacccgaccccaaacccgaacccgatttcctaaacctaaaccttaacttatcctcaattccctaaagctataacctataacctataacctaaaacctacacctaatcatgtgcatatatttgcggatatatatagatccatgtatcggttgcatggatctatatataggttgcattatagggaaacatttaatgatgtgtcatacaggttgtggctatcaaagatataatatcacctccttatagggaaacatttaatgatgtgtacaggtaaattcttttttttattccttatattgtttcccagttatatttgtgttggtttcagagtacaggtagcaataaaaagtgttggtcgattgtggattatagataaagggatgagtaaccaacaatacgaatatgggaggccttccccaggtatccaaaggcttttagatacaattatgttgtttttaaatgtattagatcgaaattgatggagcagacccggatgtgcgtcagagctatccggatgttgagcaggggtccttggaaggtgggaaccgctattatgaccatgatgaagctgtccatttcctatggacaacattagagtgAGTGGCCTGACTATttagacaggccatgtttatgtattaactcgaaattgatggagcagacccggatgtgcgtcggagctatccggatgttgagcgggggtccctggaaggtgggaaccgctgttatgaccatgatgaagctgtccatttcctatggacagcattggaggggcctggccatttggacatgccgtgtttatgtatttgatcaaaattaatggagcaaacccggatgtgcgtcggagctattcgaaagagcagggttccctggaaagagggaaccgctattatgaccatgatgaagctgtccattttttatgaacagcattggaagggcctggccatttgcgctggatggccgtgtttatatctgtatttgcagggaccatacccttaacctaaaccaaaacctatgacctaaaaccttaacctataacctaaacctcaactttaatctaaacctaaaccttaacttaaaacctaaacctaaacctaaaacctaaatgtattctcaaatccctaaacataaacctacacttaatcctaatcttaactccctaacctaaacctatacctaaacttgaaaacccaaacataaacccaatcccgaacccgaacataAATCTTAACCTTaatcaattctcaattccctaaacttatatcttataacctaaacctaaacctaaacctaaaccttaacctatacctataactttaacctaaacctaaacctaaatcttaacctaaacctataaccttaacctaaaacctaaacctataacctaaacctaaatcaaaacatataaccaaaaccaaaaccaaaaccaaaacttatatcctaaacccaaatgcattctcaaatcttataacccataatctaaacctaaacctaaatctaaacctataacctataaccaaaaccaaaacctataacctaaaccaaagccaaaacctatagcataaacctgaacccattctcaaatccaaaaacctataacctaaaccgttaacctataacctaaatcaaaacctataacctaaaccaaacctaaacttaaaaccaaaacctaaaacctaaacctataatctataacctaaatcaaaacatataatcaaaaccaaatcccaaaacccaaacctaaacctaaacctaaacctaaacctaaaacctaaacctaaacctataacctaaactcaaatccctaaacctaaacctaaacctaatcctataacctaaactcaaatccctaaaccttaacttataacctaacctaaacctatacttataacctaaaactattctcaaatcccaaaacctataacctaagcataacctttccctaaacctataacctaaactcaattccctaaacctagacctagacctaaacctaaacctatagcctaaactcaaatccctaaacctaaacctataacctaacctaaacctatacttataacttaaaactatttccaaatcccaaaacctataacctaaacctaagctttccctaaacctataagctaaactcaattccctaaagctaaacctacacctaatcctaatctcaactccctaacctaaacctaaacataaacttgaaaactcaaacttaaacccaatcccgaacctgaactcgatttcctaaacctaaaccataacccattctcaaatccaaaaacctataacctaaacctaaaccaaaaccaaaacttataacctaaacccgaacccattctcaaatcccaaaacctataacctaaaccaaaaccaaaacctataacctaaacccgaacccattctcaaatcccaaaacctataacctaaacataaaccttaacctaaacctataacctataaccaaaacctaaaacctaaacctaaacctataacctataacataaatcaaaacctaaacctaaacctaaaacctaaaccaataacctataaccaaaatctataacctaaacctaaacctataacctaaacctataacctataaccaaaatctataacctaaacctaaacctataacctataacataaatcaaaacctaaacttaaacctaaaacttaaacctataacctttaacctaaatcaaaacctattacctttccctaaaccttaacctaaacctataacctataacctaaatcagaaccaaaaccaaacctaaacctaaacctaaacctataacctataacctaaacctaaacctaaaacctaatgtattctcaaatctctaaacctaaacctacacctaatcctaatctcaactccccaacctaaacttaaacctaaacttgaaaacccaaacctaaacccgatcctgaacccgaacccgatttcctaagcctaaaccttaacctataacctaacctaaacctatacttataacctaaacctattttcaaaatcccaaaacttataacaataacctaaaccttaaccaaaaacctataacctaacctaaacctaaacatataaccttaacctaaacctaaacctataaccttaacct is a genomic window containing:
- the LOC131254946 gene encoding E3 ubiquitin ligase BIG BROTHER-related-like; translated protein: MMLRMNGGDGSGYGSSDSGSYVYEDEAGDDPNDDGNDAGSIDDGEDAFDVHGRAPSEDELGVEIDPSAFDSDEAYARALQDAEEREVIFRLMALASINDCEFTRTMKNECLNYNDGCWEDEVANITGCKDTFCGRVCECPLVQEVQFKGDVYSSCQGKPLSRSI